The genomic interval TAAAAGGCGGGTCATGTATTATGTCAGAATTTTTACTTTGCCCCATCATTTTTCATGGCCCAGCTTCTGGGGGCAAGAGACGAATCCAGCACCCGCAGGAGGTCCCCTCACACCATCCAGGGCTAGCCACCTCTGCACAGGCCAGTAGCCTGGGCTTGCTGCCAGGCTTCTTCCAAGccagcccccaggctccctgcCGAGGAGACAGGGGGAAGCCCCAGGGGCCTTGAGCCCTCCTAAGAGGCAACCCCCCTTCACTGGAGGCCCCCCCAGATGCCCATAGAGCAGAGCCCAGGCACCTGCCACAGGCCAGACGGCCAGAAGACGGGAGGATAGGGCCCCTCTGTCATCTGGATGCATTCTCTCCTCCCAGCGGTCCCTTCTTGCCTTTTTAGAACATATGCGTTAAAAACAATAACTCCGGTCATCACCCGCATTTTTTGTTGGTTGCATGGCAAAGCATTTGCgttcttagttccttgactagggatcaaaccggtgccTATTCCAGTgggccactggaccgccagggtaGTCCCCAcatccattaaaataaaaaaccaactTTCTGggagcccagtggttaggactccacgctcccaactCAGGGGCAcctgttcgatccctggccagggaactaagaccccacatgccacgtgacacaacccccccaaaaaagtagaCATTAAAAAcactatatattctttaaaaataatttttttaaaatagtagagAGTCTACATAGTAGTTATCAACAACAAAATACTAAAAGCTAAGATGTCTTGGACATTTGGGGACCTGACCCCGTGTTAAATAATACATCACTCTACCGTCTCAATCCATCCTGACAGCAACCCCTTGAAACAGCCATTATTACCTTGTTTCACACGGGGAAACTCAGGCTAAGTGGCTTTCCTACGGTCCTGCACTAGCTGGTCAGGTTAGCCTTGGCCCTGAGTCCTGAGTCTGACCCCACACCATCTACTTCACTTCAGAGAGCAGTCAGCCTCCTGGGGCTCCAGGGGCACCTCTCAGGCAGCCAGACTCCCCATCACAACTTCTTAGGAAGTGAAGTGTCTCTGGATTCTGGCCCTGGGCAGGGAGCAAGTCCACCAGCAGGAGGCCGTTTTCCCTCTCAAAACCTTCCTTTAACCTGCTTTGGGCCTGGCTGGGGCCGAAGGCCAGGCCCCACTTGTCCTCTGGGCTCACACAGTCTGGGGTGAGGAGTAGAAAGCAGGCATGGTCCGCTCTGGGGGACAGAGGAGAATCAGGAAGGGGCCAGGGGAGCCGGCCTGGGACGGGCCTGCGGCTCCTGGGCCGCCAGGCACTCTGCTCCCCTGCCCTTGCCCCTGTGCTGCAGAAGCTGGCAGGATACCCCACAGAGCTGGACAAGCTGCAGAATCTCGTGAGCAACTACTGCTTGGAGCTGTCGGACATGACGGTCATGTCCCAGGACGCCATGATGATTACGGATGAGGTCAAGGTCAGCTCCCAGGCTGGGGCCCTGCAGGGCTGTCTTGCAAACCTGTCTGGCCCAGGGCCCACCTGGAcacccctgcccacaccttgCCATCACTGGAGGAGTCCAGTGGCTACCCTGCCAGCCTGCTCTCCTCATCCCCCATGAGTCTGGGCAGATGGAGTCCCACCAGACACAGAATCCAGAAAGCAGACGGAGGAGGCAGAGATTTGGCCTGGCCAGGGCAGGTGTCACCCCTTCACCCCGTCTGTGCTGAGGCCCCGAAAGGCCTTTGTACCCCCCTCTTCATGAAGCAGGGCCGCCCTAGGGTGCAGACCTGATGGGAGGGCCAGTGCACAAGTGGGTTCTGGGGGTGGAGATTGGGCAGCACAGTCTTGGGGTGTAACAGGACCAAAAGGAGCCACGGGGGCTGGAGCCCCCATGTGGGACAGCAGGTGGCCCCCGGGGAACCTGGAGGCCTGGGAGGAGATGGAGGGGACAAAGGATCAGATTCGTGTTCCCAAACGGTGCGCTGTGACTGCAGAGACCAGAGGGCCAGGGTCGAGACGCTGGTCGTGGGGGCCAGACTCCACGTGGTGGAGAGGAACTTGAGGCCTTTAAGAAGTTGCCCTGATGAGGGGTGGGGCGAGTTAGATGTGCAGGCCAAGGGAGGGCGCAGCATCCGGGACGCGTGAGCAGGCGGGGGCGGAAGGCCAGTAGATGGAGCCACCAGAGCCGGGCGTGCTGGGAGACAGGTGGTTTGGGGAAAGATGATGAGCTTTTGTTTAGACACATGGAGTCCACTTTAGTGAGTTCTAAGGGGAGCTAGCAAGGTctacaagatggcagagtagaaggatgtgagccaaaggtccgtctggtcaaagctatggttttcccagtagtcatgtatggatgtgagagttggactataaagaaagctgagcacagaagaattgatgcttatgaactgtggtgttggagaagacacttgagagtcccttggactgcgaggagatcacaccaatcaatcctaaaggaaatcaatcctgaatattcattggaaggactgatgctgaggctgaagctctgatactctggctacttgatgcaaagaaccgactcactggaaaagactctgatgctaggaaagactgaaggcgggaggagaagggggtgacagaggatgagacggttggatggcatcaccaactcagtggacatgagtttgagcaagctccgggagttggtgatcgacaggaaggcctggcgtgctgcagtccgtggagtcacagagtcagacacgactgaggactgaactgacctgaagggGAGCTGGCAGAGGCGACAGAGAGATCCCAGGTGGAGAAGTGTAATACAAGGGAGGGCTCAGAGGCCAGGAGAGGGGACACAGGTGGAGCATCTCAAATCAGGAAGACACTGGCTTAGCAGCCCACAGGCCTTAGTGGGACagacccccaccccttccccgtGTCCCCAGATGAACATGAGGCAAGGGGAGGCCACCTTCATCGAGGAGCGCCGGGCACGAGAGAACCGGCTGAACCAGCAGAAGAAGCTGATCGACAAGATCCACACCAAGGAGACCAGCGAGAAGTACCGCCGGGTGAGCCAGGCCGTCTGGGCACCGCCCTCCGgggcccccagctcctcagccccGCCAAGGACACCCCTCACCACGCCACCTCCTCCCTGTCTCCAGGGCCGGCGGGACTTGGACTTCCCCTCCAACCTGATGGGTCCGGAAACTCTGAAAGGTAAGAGCTCAGCTCCCACCGCCCCAGCCAAGGTCCGGAGAGGTCAGTCACCATGAGGCTGGGCATCACCTGCAGTGGCCAGGGTGAGGGAGACTGATAAACCCCAACCCCTCCCTGGCGGGACCCGCACAGGCGCACACCAATGGCCACAGCACTCGCTTCAAGCTGCTGCTACTGGCTCTGGGCTCTCGGTCAGGTGTGGCTAACCCCACCCCCGCACCCCGCCTCTCAGCTGTAAAATGCACTCAGCAATGGCCCCCCCGGAACCCAAGCCCCTCTGAGAAGCTCCACTAAGCCCTGCTGCACCAGCCGCTTCTGGTTCTCCTCTGGATGGAGCCACTCGAGGGCTGGCCGAGGAGGGAGCCAGTTAAGACAGAGGCGACTCTGAAGGGTACCCAGCTCTTGGGTGACCTCCCCTGAGGACGTGGGGGGCATCTGACGGCCCGCACAGAGCTCCCATGCCCTCCCTGCACGCTGGCTACCCTTCCCCTCTGCTGCACCCAGTGAGGAAGAGAGAGGCCTCCAAGGCTGACGTCGAATACGAAACGAATGTGACTGCTCTGGTGGAGAAGGTCAAGACTGCCGTGCAGTGCTCCCACCTCTGGGTACTACTCCCTGACTCCTGGGtgtgggcagaggggcaggggagggacccGTCCCCAGCCCAAGGCCCGGCTGAGCCCGGCCAGGCTCTGCAGACACCTTTGCCTGAATGGACACACAAAGCAGCCACAGATCAGAGTGGAGGGCCTCCTGGGACGCAGCCAGCAAACCTGAGCTGCggtccagggtcacacagagcccaCGGGAAATTGAGGATTAAACCCCGAGGGGGTGGCCTCCACCTCCGACTCCTTCCCCTTCCCAAACCAACAGCAGCTGCCTCTCCACCTGACCCCTCTTTTACTTTAATCCGCTCTGAGATTATTATTAGCAAACCTTGAGCTCCTGTCCATGGTCCTGACATAAGCTTGTCCCCCCTCGGACAAGCGACTCAGAGCCACTCGGCCTCTTGGCGGTGGTCTCTCCGGCTCTCCGTTGGGGTCGTCTGCCCGCTCTGCCTGTCGTGAGGGTGGCATGCAAGAACACACACCGAGGGCCTCGCAGGCCCTCAACACACTGCCGTGGTCGACGCTACTGACCACTGGGGGCCAGAAGAACCAGCTGCCTCCTGGCTCACAGCTGCTGCTCACCCCACTGGCCCTGCCAGGACGTTGCCGGCCGGTTCCTGGCTCAGAAGGGCACGGAGGAGGACCTGGAGCTGCAGAAGGAGGACTGTGAGGAGAGGCGGGCGCAGCTGGAGGCCTTGATGAAGAAGCTGGAGATAGAGGAGGCCACGCTCAAGTTCCGCCAGACGCCCAGCTCCGTCAGGTACGCGGGTGGTCCCGCCTCTCTCCGCACTGACAGCACCAGGCTTGGAGCTGAGCAGGCTCGCTGCCTCAGGGCCTGGCAAGGGCGCCCCCCGCGCCCACGTCTTAGCTCTTGAGCCCAAATTAGCACAGCACTTGCTCAGGACCCCGCCGCTGCGCCCTCGGTCTGCCACCTCCCACCCTCATCCTCAACAGCTTTAAGTCTGTCGAGAAGAAAATGAACGATATgctgaaggaggaggaagagcggCTGCAGCTGGCTCACAGCAAGATGACCAAGAGTCAGAAGCTGCTGCTGACCATCCAGACCGGCATCGACAACCTCTACATCCGCCTGATTGGCATCCCCCTGCCCACAGGCCAGGTACCAGCAGAGCTGGGAGGAGCCCCCAGCACAGAGGGTCCCTGGGAGGGGCCAGGGCGAGACAACTGGTTCCTCCCCGCTACAGAAGGAAGCAGCGCCCTCGACCACCCTGGACATGTACAGCAAGCTGGCGTACTGCGAGGGGAGGCTGCTATACCTGGCTGACCGAGTGCAGACGCTGGCTGGAACGGAGGAGGTAGCCCTGGGCCAGGGGTGCCTGCACGCCCCACCTGCCCCAAGGCTCACCGGCCCCGTGCCCTGCAGGTCAACAACAAGGTGAGGGATGTGCTGGAGTCCTCTACCCTGAAGGAGAAGCAGAACACCAGGATCAGCTTTGAGGAGACGGAGGAGGACGTCATAGGTACAGGAGGCCCAGCAGCTGGAGAGGAGGCGGGGGCAGGTGGCTGGTCTGAGCTGTGCAGAGGCAGGGGCTAGGGGTGGCACTAGCTGCATACGACCAGGGTGGCCTGGAGGGACAGTGGGGGCGAAAGCAATGGGGAGGCTGCGCCAGCTGCACCCACGGGATTTTAACCGATGGAGGTGATGACAAGGCCACCAGTGCCAGTAGGCAGGCAGGGGGGCCTAGGCCAGGGCCCCTACGGGGGTCTGTGTgggaagggcagggcagggcacacAGTTTAAGACCCTTCCATTCTAAAAATTCTGGCGCGTTTGGGGCCTCCGGGCTGTCCTCCTCTTGTCTGGCACCTGGCCCTAAGGGATTCAGGCTTGGCGTATAGGGTAGATATTAGCAGTCGAGTGTGGGCTCCGGAAGGACTGGGGGAACCCTGGGCTGTCTCTCTCCCCGGGTGTGCGAGACCCCAAACGCCAGACAGAGAGTAAGAAATACACGTCGTTGGTACAACGGGCCCTGCCGTAAAAGGGCGCCGGAGGACAGCCCAGGATCTGGGGACACAGGCGGGGCAGAGGGGCTACGGGCGCGgctgccctccccctccttccttgcAGAGACCTTCCAGTTCGCCGACGTGGACCACAGTTACGTGCCCTCGCGGGCCGAGATCAAGAGGCAGGGTCAGCGGCTGATGGAGGAGAAGCTCAAGGTggccaagaagaagaagaagtgaccggaggaggaggaggccgccCTGCCCCACACCCCGCCCCCACGCTTGCATTGGCtacacaaataaacatttttccaggaCTTCGGGGCGCCGAGGGGACGCGGATGCAGGGCATCACGTGCGGAAGTGTGCAGGAGAGTGGGATGCTCGGTGTGGGTCTGGGCTCTGGGATTCAGGGGCGCGGGTGAGTAGGGGGGTCCAGGCTGGGGCACGGACGGGGATCCGGACTGAGCTGAAATCCGGGGGACAAACTCGTAAGGCGGAACTGCAGAGTCTGAGGCCCTTTGCCTGCACCGCGCCGCCCTCCCGTAACCCTCGCGGTGCCCGGTACccgcgcgccccgcgcccgcAGCATTCTGCGCATCCGCACCTCGCGAGCCGCACTCCCGTGGCCCTCGCGGCGCCCCGTAGCCGCACGCCCCGCGCCCGCGACGCTCTACGCACGCGCGCTGCACTCCCGTGGCCCTCGCGGCGCCCCGTAGCCGCACGCCCCGCGCCCGCGACGCTCTACGCACGCGCGCTGCACTCCCCTGGCCCTCGCGGCGCCCCGTAGTGCGCGCCCCGCGCCCGCGACGCTCTACGCACGCGCGCTGCACTCCCGTGGCCCTCGCGGCGCCCCGTAGTGCGCGCCCCGCGCCCGCGACGCTCTACGCACGCGCGCTGCACTCCCCTGGCCCTCGCGGCGCCCCGTAGTGCGCGCCCCGCTGAGCCGGCGCCAAGATGGCGGCGCTGACGAGCACAGAGCGGCCGCGCCGGGGGCCGTGGGGGCCGGAGCGGAGCCTCCGCAGCTGAGCCCCCGAGCTGCCCTGCCGGCCGGCGTCCGCCCGCCGGAACCCGGGACATGGTGCGACTAGCGCCGCGCCACCG from Budorcas taxicolor isolate Tak-1 chromosome 11, Takin1.1, whole genome shotgun sequence carries:
- the CCDC183 gene encoding coiled-coil domain-containing protein 183; the protein is MKIRNEAEMEEQIQELKTITRLQEQCRALQIQSVKEKTVKNKATLALLRSNIRRRSQEWALAKKYDQWAISRACGKDVPMRLANSRCTMEVAREKLRKYVFDRVNVHNVLIHLVRRRGRKLESMRLELAGLKSQPDATKEELRLQQVIRQLENNIEKTTIKITTSQNIHLLYMGLLDHLKKKLAGYPTELDKLQNLVSNYCLELSDMTVMSQDAMMITDEVKMNMRQGEATFIEERRARENRLNQQKKLIDKIHTKETSEKYRRGRRDLDFPSNLMGPETLKVRKREASKADVEYETNVTALVEKVKTAVQCSHLWDVAGRFLAQKGTEEDLELQKEDCEERRAQLEALMKKLEIEEATLKFRQTPSSVSFKSVEKKMNDMLKEEEERLQLAHSKMTKSQKLLLTIQTGIDNLYIRLIGIPLPTGQKEAAPSTTLDMYSKLAYCEGRLLYLADRVQTLAGTEEVNNKVRDVLESSTLKEKQNTRISFEETEEDVIETFQFADVDHSYVPSRAEIKRQGQRLMEEKLKVAKKKKK